The Raphanus sativus cultivar WK10039 chromosome 6, ASM80110v3, whole genome shotgun sequence sequence ttactcttttgtgacggttttaaaattgttaaaaaaaatcatcttttggtagctactaatatttttcatttattttaaaaacttaatacaaattattattattttatttattatctttaaaaaagttgtacattaaattggcaaactatgattagttggtaattcacccaagaaaaattcatgataaaatattaaactaggaaacattctcatataaatcaaaattgtggtagttaaaagataatcagtgaattaaaagaattacatttttataattttcaaaaaaaaaagtttatgatgaggggggagagagagagagagagagagagagagagagagagagagagagagagagagagagagagagagagagagagagagagagagatttagtgttttgggtatacccaagagtttacagtttagtgtttaggatttatccaagggtttagggtatatccaagaatttagagtttagtgtttggatttttacccaagggtttaagctttgtccaagggtttagggtatagtgcttaatgtttatgatttactcttttatgagggttttaatttttttaaaaaaaattcatcttttggcagatactaatattttcatttattttaaaaacttaacacaaattattattattttatttattatctttaaaaaagctGTTACATTAAAttgacaaactatgattagttggtaattcacccaagaaaaattcatgataaaatattaaactaggaaacattctcatataaatcaaaattgtggtagttaaaagataatcagtgaattaaaagaattacatttttatatttttcaaaaaaaaaaatttacgatgagggagagagagagagagagagagagagagagagagagagagagagagagagagagagagagagagagagagagagagagagagagagagagaaagagagagagatttagtgttttgggtatacccaatggtttacagtttagtgtttaagatttatccaagagtttagggtatatccaagaatttagagtttagtgtttggatttttacccaggggtttaagctttgtccaagggtttagggtatagtgtttaatgtttatgatttactcttttatgacggttttaatttttttttaaaaaattcatcttttggcagttactaatatttttcatttatctttaaaacttaacataaattattattattttatttattatctttaaaaaagttgtacattaattggcaaactatgattagttggtaattcttTATCGAGAATTGTACTTCATACTTTATAGAATTTAtggataatattttcaattttattatcttttcttttaatatgtcTACATAAATTTTACGAGTCAAATTTatgcataaaataattttcacctaaaataaataatttacaacATATATACCATCCAATTCTAATTAgtgataatgtaaaatatactaCTTCTCTAACTATACACTATTAATTCCagatttagaaaaaaagttATCTTCTTAAACACATAAATTATGTTGGGacattgcaattatatatacacacaataACTACCTCTTGATACCGAAGTTACTTTATTCCATCTcgttcttttaaaatattgactaCCATCATTTTTACTGTGTCTGATGCTTTATCCCAACGACAGTGGTCTTATGATATAAAATCTGTTACTTCCAAACCGGAGCACTATTTTATCCGTAATTTGAAAATGTACAatgcccgcacagggtgcgggccgGTCACCTAGTAGTCTATAAATACATTAGATAggtgtgagtttttttttaaaagtagtCTGAGGAGCACTGTCAATAAGACACGTTAGCAAAATGACACGTCAGCactgttattcttttttttgctcCTCTTTTAATAGTAAGGAGATAAAGATTAATTATCTATGTGGTATGTGTACTGTTACTTTTCAAATATACATGTCATACCCTTATGTCTACACATGTAGCTATTCTAGCTATTtgacataaataataattagttttttttgtcagatCTCAGGATATGTATTTTCAACAAACACAGGTCTATGTAATCGTTCAACTCTAGTTTTATCTCTCGCGATCATTATTTTTCTCACATTCTTTGAATTTTTCAGAGAATCATCTTTCatgctctctttctttttcccaGATTCATCTCTTCTGCAATCGTGAAATTCCAGTTTCTTGGAataatttttctcttttctacAAATGCCATTAGAGTaagttaaatatattatcaaaagaAAGAGGCTTTTTGAGTGGCGATTCATCTCACGCACCCCTCTCTCTCGCTTTCAAAAAGAAGTATCATACGTTCATCGGGTGTGGAGATCCGACGTTATCCGGCGCCTCGTTCGATGTCGACCGTCTCTCCCTCACTCGAATCTGCTCTTCGTGACGGAATAATCAATTCTCCGGCATGTACTGGCGATGTCTCTCCTTCCTCACCGCAAATCGGGAGGATCTCTTTACGACGGATCCCTAGAAAACCTCTCTTCTCTGGTGGCTCATTGGTATTTAGTGTTCGCTCGCCATTTTGAGGACGACGCTGAGGTCTCCAGAAGCCGCTAGTCCGACCTCGGAGTGTGGGTTTGTCTCTGTTTGTCATGGGTGTTCAGGTGTCGGCGGTTCTATCTCTCAGGTTGGCGGTTCCCGGAGATACGTCTCTCGTCGGTCCAGAATCCTCACTTCTATGCTCGTGGAGGTTAAATGCGGGAATCCTCGGGCCTGTAACGGGAAGAACGTCTTTTGTAGTCGCGGCGGCTAGGGTTTAGGTTATATCTTCTCAGAGTCAGCGTTTGTTTCCCCTCCGGTGGTGGTTTCATCTTCAGTGGTTGACGGTGATGGATCTAAACCTGGAATTGGACAACCTGGGTTGGTGAAGAGTCAGGCCACCTTTTCCCAACCGAATTGGGAAGCTTGTCTTTCATTGTATTTTCACCCCTGACTTCACCCTCTctgttgttgacttgttttttttttctgatgaaatgttaaaatttattaatcatcaCTGAAAAGAATGTTCTATGTACAAAAGAAACTTGGTTCTATGTATGAGTCCTAAACCAGAGTTGCATAAGACCTCTCAAGCGATGCTTCTTTGCGTAACCCGTAGCCATGATCCTATTTCTCACAGTTTTGTCGATGATCTTGGCCAGTTGACCATGTTGGCTTCTTAAGAGGCTTCCTATCATTGTGCACCCTCCAAATCATGTAGATAGTAGTTTGAAAAACCAGTCTCAGAAGAATGTAGTTGAGGTAACCAAAACTATGCGTCGTAAGGTACTGTAGAGTGGTTTCCCAGTCCGGATCAGGGGGTCTCCCTAACAAAGTGCCTACTGTTTCGATCCAAAGCATATAGGTAAAAAGGCAGGCAAAAAACAAATGGTCTCTCGACTCAAAGGGTTCCCCACAAAACAGACAACCTTGTGTTTGACCCCAAGCACGCATTCTAGCACCAGTGGAAAGTCTATTCTTCACCGCCAGCCAGGTTATAAATGCAAACCGCGGCACTCCAAATGAGAACCAGACCACTTTACTCCAGTCTTGGGGTG is a genomic window containing:
- the LOC108830703 gene encoding uncharacterized protein LOC108830703, whose amino-acid sequence is MWHPRGRLIDIAGESGTFKLGIARSALICDVLNEAGWGFRRCRDRSMQELISLVEAHPLPVNRQVQDDVLWRKNDADFCKHFSTSETWHRIHTHNPPQDWSKVVWFSFGVPRFAFITWLAVKNRLSTGARMRAWGQTQGCLFCGEPFESRDHLFFACLFTYMLWIETVGTLLGRPPDPDWETTLQYLTTHSFGYLNYILLRLVFQTTIYMIWRVHNDRKPLKKPTWSTGQDHRQNCEK